A region from the Populus trichocarpa isolate Nisqually-1 chromosome 18, P.trichocarpa_v4.1, whole genome shotgun sequence genome encodes:
- the LOC7458746 gene encoding protein PGR, protein MENVVIQPSVAVLISFVIAIKAYRRKSLDVTGAVAGFIVMTLHFAISYRFGAILLVFFFSSSKLTKVGEDKKRRFDAEFKEGGQRNWIQVLANSGIASVLVLAVGRLAGWEDKCLDGKESAVITSLIGGIIGQYSCCNGDTWSSELGVLSDAQPRLITTFKPVRRGTNGGVTLAGLLAAAAAGGVIGLAFVLIGFFTTKCVFDVALKQLLVIPVAALAGLCGSLIDSLLGATLQFSGFCTVRNKVVGKPGPTVRKISGLDILDNNAVNLVSILLTTLLTSVGCAYIF, encoded by the exons ATGGAAAATGTCGTCATCCAACCGTCAGTAGCGGTGCTAATCTCTTTTGTAATCGCGATTAAAGCTTACAGAAGAAAATCTCTAGACGTAACAGGAGCAGTCGCTGGGTTCATTGTTATGACCCTTCACTTTGCTATTAGCTACAGATTTGGAGCTATATTGCTTGTCTTCTTTTTCAGTTCATCCAAGCTTACCAAGGTTGGAGAAGACAAGAAGAGACGCTTTGACGCCGAGTTCAAGGAGGGTGGACAAAGAAACTG GATACAAGTGCTGGCTAATAGTGGTATAGCTTCTGTTTTGGTTCTGGCTGTTGGGAGATTGGCCGGCTGGGAGGACAAGTGCTTGGATGGAAAAGAATCGGCCGTCATCACCTCTCTTATTGGAGGGATCATCGGTCAGTATTCATGCTGCAATGGAGACACTTGGTCTTCCGAGCTTGGTGTACTCAGCGATGCGCAACCTCGTTTGATCACAACCTTTAAG CCTGTTCGGAGGGGTACAAATGGTGGAGTCACGTTAGCAGGTCTTCTAGCAGCTGCAGCAGCAGGAGGTGTTATTGGGCTTGCATTCGTGCTCATAGGGTTTTTCACAACGAAATGTGTGTTTGATGTAGCACTCAAGCAGCTCTTAGTTATACCGGTTGCTGCGCTGGCAGGGTTATGTGGGAGTCTGATAGATTCTCTGTTGGGAGCTACTTTGCAATTCAGTGGATTCTGCACTGTTCGGAACAAA GTTGTTGGAAAACCTGGACCAACAGTGAGGAAAATTTCAGGACTTGACATTCTCGACAACAATGCTGTGAACCTTGTCTCTATACTGCTGACCACCTTGCTGACTTCCGTTGGCTGCGCATACATTTTCTGA
- the LOC112325727 gene encoding serine/threonine protein phosphatase 2A 57 kDa regulatory subunit B' kappa isoform produces MLKQILSKIPRKFPKSDPLDSTGIDCGNDSTCSGPPTNGGNSFSSRLNVVKRVSSAVFPASIMAGMEAVDPHLSFKDVSNLQKQNLFVSKLNLCCEVSDCSDPDKNAVQQDLKHQVLIDLVDFVSSGSAKFTEPAIAAICKMCANNLFRVFPPKYRTVNTGGETEDEEPMFDPAWSHLQSVYDLLLRFVSSVDAKAAKKHVDHAFILRLLELFDSVDPRERDCLKTILHRIYGKFMVHRPFIRKAVSNIIYHFVFETERHNGIAELLEIFGSVISGFALPLKEEHKIFLWRALIPLHKPKSVGIYHQQLTYCVVQFIEKDPRLTSPVIKGLLKYWPVTNSQKELMFISELEEILEMTGMDEFQKIMVPLFRRIRCCLNSSHYQVAERAHLLWNNERILKLIEHNRQVIVPLVFSALEQNTLNHWNQSVLIQTQHIRKMFCEMDEELVLACQRKLEEQDSLSSVEAEKRRLTWERLENAADLQPRADNILPVSCSVTC; encoded by the exons ATGCTCAAGCAAATCCTTAGCAAAATTCCCCGCAAGTTCCCCAAATCTGATCCTTTGGATTCTACTGGGATTGATTGTGGCAATGATTCTACCTGCTCGGGGCCACCTACAAATGGTGGGAATTCTTTTTCTAGTCGGTTGAATGTTGTTAAACGGGTATCTTCAGCAGTATTTCCAGCAAGCATAATGGCTGGAATGGAGGCAGTGGATCCCCATCTATCCTTCAAAGATGTCTCAAACCTGCAGAAGCAAAACCTTTTTGTCAGTAAATTAAACCTTTGTTGCGAGGTTTCTGACTGCAGTGATCCAGATAAAAATGCTGTTCAGCAAGATCTTAAACATCAAGTGCTTATAGATCTTGTCGATTTTGTTTCATCCGGATCTGCTAAGTTTACTGAACCCGCAATTGCTGCAATTTGTAAGATGTGTGCAAATAACCTGTTTAGGGTTTTTCCACCCAAGTATCGTACTGTTAACACAGGTGGGGAAACAGAAGATGAAGAACCAATGTTTGATCCTGCTTGGTCACATTTGCAAAGTGTGTATGATCTACTCCTTAGGTTTGTTAGTTCTGTTGATGCCAAGGCTGCCAAGAAGCATGTTGATCATGCTTTCATTTTGAGATTACTTGAGCTTTTTGATTCTGTGGACCCAAGAGAAAGAGACTGTTTGAAAACCATTCTACATAGAATTTATGGAAAGTTCATGGTGCACCGGCCTTTTATCCGAAAAGCAGTTAGCAATATCATCTATCATTTTGTCTTTGAAACTGAACGTCATAATGGAATTGCTGAGCTGTTGGAAATTTTTGGGAGTGTTATTAGTGGGTTTGCATTGCCATTGAAAGAGGAACACAAAATTTTTCTCTGGAGGGCTTTGATTCCTCTGCACAAACCAAAATCAGTGGGTATTTATCACCAGCAACTAACTTATTGTGTTGTACAGTTTATAGAAAAGGATCCAAGGTTGACTAGTCCTGTGATTAAGGGACTGTTGAAGTATTGGCCTGTGACTAACAGCCAGAAGGAATTGATGTTTATAAGTGAGCTAGAAGAAATATTAGAGATGACTGGTATGGATGAGTTTCAAAAGATCATGGTCCCACTATTTCGGCGAATAAGATGCTGCCTCAATAGCTCTCATTATCAG GTGGCTGAACGAGCTCACTTGCTATGGAACAATGAACGGATCCTTAAACTTATTGAACATAACCGTCAGGTTATTGTGCCTCTTGTCTTCTCAGCCCTTGAGCAGAACACCCTGAATCACTGGAACCAATCAGTACTTATTCAGACACAGCATATTCGGAAgatgttctgtgagatggatgAAGAACTAGTGCTAGCCTGCCAACGTAAGTTGGAGGAGCAAGACTCTTTGTCAAGTGTGGAAGCTGAGAAGCGGAGATTGACTTGGGAGCGCCTGGAAAATGCTGCAGATCTACAACCTAGagctgataatattttacctgtCTCGTGCTCGGTTACCTGCTAG